In Deinococcus yavapaiensis KR-236, one genomic interval encodes:
- a CDS encoding ABC transporter permease, whose product MTTLPTARQPLEARESWWNSRPMRKLRRNPLGMTGFVFVAFFALVAVFAPLIATPRENCLRDLNLSTSTQVRNPLGGAFWQAIFMPPQSCYQIPRLSFDDTPTPPGKTAILGTSRGYDIFYGLVWGTRTSLRFAVIIVGITLALGIMIGAISGYYGGWVDNIVQRFIDVIFAFPGFVLLVVLITILKPSVSTIVLAFSITGWAGYARIVRGDILRTRQLEYVDAARSLGARDSRMIFKHVVPNSLTSVIATAVLDFGTIPLSIAAISFLGLGLPFGYADWGQVMAFARTWMQGPPSAPLAYWYVTFFPAITIVLFSLGWNLLGSAARDAFDPRSR is encoded by the coding sequence ATGACCACACTTCCCACGGCGCGGCAACCTCTAGAAGCGCGTGAATCTTGGTGGAATTCACGCCCGATGCGCAAGCTGCGGCGCAATCCCCTCGGAATGACGGGGTTCGTGTTCGTGGCGTTCTTCGCGCTCGTGGCGGTCTTCGCGCCCCTCATCGCGACGCCCCGCGAGAACTGCCTGCGTGACCTCAACCTCAGCACGTCGACTCAAGTGCGCAACCCCTTGGGCGGCGCCTTTTGGCAAGCCATCTTCATGCCGCCCCAGTCGTGCTACCAAATTCCTCGCCTCTCGTTCGACGACACGCCGACGCCGCCCGGCAAAACTGCCATTTTGGGAACGAGTCGTGGCTACGATATCTTCTACGGCCTCGTGTGGGGTACGCGGACGTCCCTCCGCTTCGCGGTGATCATCGTCGGAATCACGCTCGCGCTCGGGATTATGATCGGCGCGATTTCGGGGTATTACGGGGGTTGGGTCGACAACATCGTGCAGCGGTTCATCGACGTGATCTTCGCTTTCCCGGGCTTCGTGCTCCTCGTGGTCCTCATCACGATTCTCAAGCCCAGCGTTTCGACGATCGTGTTGGCGTTCAGTATCACCGGGTGGGCCGGATACGCGCGAATCGTACGAGGCGACATTTTGCGCACCCGCCAGCTCGAGTACGTCGACGCGGCGCGCAGCCTCGGCGCCCGTGACAGTCGAATGATCTTCAAGCATGTCGTACCGAACAGCCTGACGTCCGTCATCGCCACGGCCGTGCTCGACTTCGGAACGATTCCACTGTCGATCGCCGCGATTTCCTTCCTCGGCTTGGGCTTGCCCTTCGGATACGCCGATTGGGGTCAAGTCATGGCGTTCGCTCGCACGTGGATGCAAGGCCCGCCCAGCGCGCCTCTCGCTTACTGGTACGTCACGTTCTTCCCGGCCATCACGATCGTGCTCTTCAGCTTGGGCTGGAACTTGCTCGGCAGTGCCGCGCGTGACGCGTTCGATCCCCGTTCGCGCTGA
- a CDS encoding ABC transporter permease — MTTFVLRRLVQLPFVLLALTLLIVGLLQLLTPAERASAYITNEQQARNIDRIIEERGLDKPYLVQYGRWLSSAVKGDLGFSKASAKPVIDTIRERLPATIELSLFAAVPIILFGVWLGTLAALNKDRFIDQFIRIFATIGYSLPTFVLGIVLLVVFYGYLGWFPQAGNVGLTALFDLADPNFHRYTGLVTVDALLNGRWSLLLDALHHLVLPALTLVIVSSAGITMVMRANLLDVLSSDFVRTARAKGLPPRSINLKHARRNALLPIVTLGGFTIIGLLSGSIITETIFGYPGIGQWAATAAAQFDVAGILGFALLAAVIVVLISTLNDLFYGLVDPRVRFD, encoded by the coding sequence ATGACGACCTTCGTACTTCGTCGCCTCGTGCAACTTCCGTTCGTGCTGCTGGCGTTGACGCTCCTGATCGTCGGATTGCTGCAATTGCTGACGCCCGCCGAACGCGCGAGCGCCTACATCACCAACGAACAGCAGGCGCGCAACATCGACAGGATCATCGAGGAGCGCGGTCTGGACAAGCCGTACCTCGTGCAGTACGGCCGCTGGCTCTCCTCGGCCGTCAAAGGCGACCTCGGCTTCTCGAAAGCGTCGGCCAAGCCGGTGATCGACACGATTCGGGAGCGCCTGCCAGCCACGATCGAACTGTCGCTTTTCGCCGCCGTGCCGATCATCTTGTTCGGCGTGTGGCTCGGAACCCTCGCGGCCCTCAACAAGGACCGCTTCATAGATCAATTCATCCGCATCTTCGCGACGATCGGGTACAGTCTCCCCACTTTCGTGCTCGGAATCGTGTTGCTCGTCGTGTTCTACGGCTACCTCGGCTGGTTTCCGCAAGCCGGAAACGTCGGCTTGACGGCCCTGTTCGACCTCGCCGACCCGAATTTTCATCGTTACACGGGCCTGGTGACTGTCGACGCGCTTCTCAACGGACGCTGGAGCTTGCTGCTCGACGCGCTTCACCACCTCGTGCTGCCCGCCTTGACGCTCGTGATCGTGTCGAGCGCGGGGATCACCATGGTGATGCGCGCGAACCTGCTCGACGTCCTGTCGAGCGACTTCGTTCGCACCGCCCGCGCCAAAGGCTTGCCGCCCCGCTCCATCAACCTCAAGCACGCGCGTCGCAACGCCCTGCTGCCCATCGTCACGCTGGGTGGCTTCACCATCATCGGCCTCTTGAGCGGCTCGATCATCACCGAAACGATCTTCGGCTACCCCGGAATCGGTCAGTGGGCCGCCACGGCCGCCGCCCAATTCGACGTCGCGGGCATTCTCGGGTTTGCGCTGCTGGCCGCCGTGATCGTCGTGCTCATCAGCACCCTCAACGACTTGTTCTACGGCTTGGTCGATCCGCGCGTGAGGTTCGATTGA
- a CDS encoding ABC transporter substrate-binding protein, which yields MKKFGLIVSLALLSTALAATPKDTLVYQGSSDIPTLDPVMTYDTVSGRIVENLYETLLTYKGNSLTELEPLLATSWKASNGGKTYTFKLRQGVKFHNGDTMTCDDAEYSFERALLVNSAESWTWFLVESLISGDVTFAKLNNAVECKNGDLVFTLPKADPAFLAKLAFTGAAIVDKEYSAKIGEWDGKEANSKQWVGKDLNDSALSKAPNGTGAYQLVRRDANNLLARAFAGYWGKKPAIQNVIFQKVTEQASRYEAIKRGDADVIEPGPRSTLSQLDAPGINIIDGLPNTGARAFFMNESIKDDTLLGSGKLDGKGIPANFFSDVNVRRAFSYAFDYDRYIKEVQLGKGVQRTMLLPDTFPGYAKDVKTYEYDPKQATAYFKRAFGGELWKNGFVLKMNYRAGAAASQTAAEMLKRNIEAINPKFKVEVIAKQWSTLLNDSKSGKEPMVILQWAPDYADPDNFMYVFYSSNGYYFPRSNFKDASVDKWLDQARATTSASRRNSLYKQVANRAYQLAPYILIPADVSFTVVRDELKGVSKGAYNPMVNFETGTLWKDLSK from the coding sequence ATGAAGAAATTTGGTTTGATCGTTTCGCTTGCCTTGCTGAGCACCGCTTTGGCGGCGACTCCCAAGGACACGCTCGTCTACCAAGGGTCGTCTGACATCCCGACGCTCGATCCCGTCATGACGTACGACACCGTGTCGGGCCGTATCGTCGAAAACCTCTACGAAACGCTGCTGACCTACAAGGGCAACAGCCTGACGGAACTCGAACCCCTTCTCGCCACGAGCTGGAAGGCGTCGAACGGCGGTAAGACGTACACCTTCAAGCTTCGCCAAGGAGTGAAGTTCCACAACGGTGACACCATGACCTGCGACGACGCCGAGTACAGCTTCGAGCGTGCGCTCTTGGTGAACAGCGCGGAATCGTGGACTTGGTTCCTCGTCGAGTCCCTGATTTCCGGTGACGTCACGTTCGCCAAGCTCAACAACGCTGTCGAGTGCAAGAACGGCGACCTCGTCTTCACGCTGCCCAAAGCCGACCCCGCGTTCCTTGCGAAGCTCGCCTTCACGGGCGCCGCGATCGTCGACAAGGAGTACTCCGCCAAAATCGGCGAGTGGGACGGCAAGGAAGCCAACTCGAAGCAGTGGGTCGGCAAGGACCTCAACGACTCCGCGCTCTCGAAGGCGCCGAACGGCACGGGCGCCTACCAACTCGTTCGTCGTGACGCGAACAACCTCCTCGCGCGCGCCTTCGCGGGCTACTGGGGCAAGAAGCCCGCTATCCAGAACGTGATCTTCCAAAAGGTGACCGAGCAGGCTTCGCGCTACGAAGCGATCAAGCGTGGTGACGCCGACGTCATCGAACCTGGTCCCCGCTCGACCTTGTCGCAACTCGACGCTCCCGGCATCAACATCATCGACGGCCTTCCCAACACCGGAGCGCGCGCGTTCTTCATGAACGAGAGCATCAAGGACGACACGCTTCTCGGCAGCGGCAAGCTGGACGGCAAGGGCATCCCGGCGAACTTCTTCAGCGACGTCAACGTGCGGCGCGCGTTCTCCTATGCCTTCGACTACGACCGCTACATCAAGGAAGTGCAACTCGGCAAGGGCGTGCAACGCACGATGCTCCTTCCCGACACCTTCCCCGGCTACGCGAAGGACGTCAAGACGTACGAGTACGATCCCAAGCAAGCGACAGCCTACTTCAAGCGCGCCTTCGGCGGCGAGCTGTGGAAGAACGGCTTCGTGCTGAAGATGAACTACCGCGCGGGCGCCGCGGCGTCGCAAACGGCCGCCGAGATGCTCAAGCGCAACATCGAAGCGATCAACCCGAAGTTCAAGGTCGAAGTCATCGCCAAGCAGTGGAGCACCCTGCTCAACGACTCCAAGTCGGGCAAGGAACCCATGGTGATCTTGCAATGGGCGCCCGACTACGCTGACCCGGACAACTTCATGTACGTCTTCTACTCCTCGAACGGGTACTACTTCCCCCGCTCGAACTTCAAGGACGCGAGCGTCGACAAGTGGCTCGACCAAGCTCGGGCCACCACGAGCGCTTCGAGGCGTAACAGCCTCTACAAGCAAGTCGCCAACCGTGCGTACCAACTCGCGCCGTACATCCTCATTCCGGCGGACGTGAGCTTCACGGTCGTGCGTGACGAGCTCAAGGGCGTGTCGAAGGGGGCCTACAACCCCATGGTGAACTTCGAGACGGGCACGCTGTGGAAGGATCTCAGCAAGTAA
- a CDS encoding D-alanine--D-alanine ligase family protein, translating into MKKRILLLAGGQSGEHEVSLSSARSVLKALPQDVFEVTPLVISKEGRWLESGASRLALEAGHAETGGDLVLSGAQRANDFDVVFPLLHGPMGEDGTVQGLLTLAGLPFVGSGVLGSAVSMDKVMAKSVLAAHGVPQVAYRLVLRGEWRQTPEAVVAQARELGFPLFVKPANLGSSVGISKARSEEELTPALDLAFSLDRRVILEAMTSGKPRELEVGVLGNDAPTASVVGELRFGADFYDYHTKYTEGEATMHIPAPVPRAVSERIRELALTAFKALDCAGLARVDFFYVEATGELYLNEVNTMPGFTTTSMYPKLWEASGLGYAELVTRLVELALEAR; encoded by the coding sequence GTGAAGAAGCGCATTCTCCTCCTCGCGGGCGGGCAGTCGGGCGAACACGAAGTGAGCTTGTCCAGCGCGAGGAGCGTTCTGAAAGCCCTCCCGCAAGACGTTTTCGAGGTCACCCCCCTCGTGATCTCGAAAGAGGGACGCTGGTTGGAAAGCGGAGCCTCGCGCCTCGCGTTGGAAGCGGGCCACGCCGAGACGGGCGGCGACCTCGTGTTGAGCGGCGCCCAACGCGCGAACGACTTCGACGTCGTCTTTCCCCTCCTGCACGGCCCCATGGGAGAGGACGGGACCGTGCAAGGTCTGCTGACGCTCGCGGGCCTGCCTTTCGTGGGCAGCGGCGTCCTCGGAAGCGCCGTGTCGATGGACAAGGTGATGGCCAAGAGCGTGCTCGCCGCGCACGGCGTACCTCAAGTCGCGTATCGTCTCGTGTTGCGCGGCGAGTGGCGTCAAACGCCCGAAGCGGTCGTGGCGCAGGCACGCGAACTCGGCTTTCCGCTGTTCGTGAAGCCCGCCAATCTCGGATCGAGCGTCGGCATCAGCAAGGCCCGCTCCGAAGAGGAACTCACGCCCGCGCTCGACCTCGCGTTCAGCCTTGATCGCCGAGTGATTCTCGAGGCGATGACGAGCGGAAAGCCGCGCGAACTGGAAGTCGGAGTTCTCGGCAACGACGCGCCCACCGCGTCGGTCGTGGGCGAATTGCGCTTCGGCGCGGACTTCTACGACTATCACACCAAGTACACCGAGGGCGAGGCGACGATGCACATCCCCGCGCCCGTACCTCGCGCCGTCTCCGAGCGTATTCGCGAACTCGCCCTGACAGCCTTCAAGGCGCTCGACTGCGCGGGGCTCGCCCGAGTCGACTTCTTCTACGTGGAGGCGACGGGCGAGTTGTACCTCAACGAAGTGAACACCATGCCGGGCTTCACGACGACGAGCATGTATCCCAAGTTGTGGGAAGCGTCGGGACTCGGGTACGCCGAATTGGTCACTCGGCTCGTGGAATTGGCGCTCGAGGCGCGTTAG
- a CDS encoding 3' terminal RNA ribose 2'-O-methyltransferase Hen1 yields the protein MLLTISTTHHPATDLGFLLHKHPGRLHTSSLAFGAAHVFYPEATEQKCTAALLLEVDPVALSRRTKTGRTPLEPYVNDRPYVPSSLLSVALRDVFGTALSGRSKERQALADAKIPLRARLTALPSRGDPDLIRRLFSPLGYNVDASPLPLDDTVPEWGNSPYADVSLGALIRLRDLLAHLYVLVPVLDDAKHYFVDETEIDKLLRHGEGWLDEHPERDFITSRFLRYKRHLQRAALQRLEVREDEDVDEDGGAEVTEAATKQPSLHARRLDAVTKELLASSGRRVLDLGCGEGKLIVKLLDHPQFTEILGMDVDSRALRRADERLARLPEAKRSRVRLIQGSLTYRDKRLRGFDAAALVEVIEHLDEPRLAALERAVFVEAKPRSIVVTTPNQEYNARFETLAAGEFRHEDHRFEWARAQFRTWAEGLAERHRYSVRFAGIGDEDEEVGPPSQMAVFTRKSAEDAKEAT from the coding sequence ATGCTGTTGACGATCAGCACGACGCATCACCCCGCGACCGACCTCGGCTTTCTGTTGCACAAGCACCCCGGGCGTCTGCACACGTCGAGCCTCGCCTTTGGCGCCGCGCACGTCTTCTACCCCGAGGCGACCGAGCAGAAGTGCACGGCGGCCCTGCTGCTGGAGGTCGATCCCGTCGCCTTGTCGCGGCGCACCAAGACGGGCCGCACGCCGCTGGAGCCGTACGTCAACGACCGCCCTTACGTGCCCTCCAGCTTGTTGTCGGTAGCCTTGCGCGACGTGTTCGGCACGGCCCTGAGCGGACGCAGCAAGGAACGTCAAGCGCTCGCCGACGCCAAGATCCCGCTGCGCGCCCGCCTCACGGCGCTTCCCTCGCGCGGCGACCCCGATTTGATTCGACGGCTGTTCTCGCCGCTCGGGTACAACGTGGACGCCTCGCCGCTCCCGCTCGACGACACGGTTCCCGAGTGGGGGAACTCGCCCTACGCGGACGTGAGCCTCGGCGCCCTGATACGCTTGCGCGACCTGCTCGCCCACCTGTACGTCCTCGTGCCCGTCCTCGACGACGCCAAGCACTACTTCGTGGACGAGACGGAGATCGACAAGCTGCTGCGCCACGGGGAAGGCTGGCTGGACGAGCATCCGGAGCGAGACTTCATCACGTCGCGCTTTCTACGTTACAAAAGGCATTTGCAACGCGCGGCGCTGCAACGCCTCGAAGTGCGCGAGGACGAAGACGTCGACGAGGACGGGGGCGCCGAGGTCACGGAAGCGGCCACGAAGCAGCCGAGCCTGCACGCCCGTCGTCTCGACGCCGTGACGAAGGAACTGCTCGCGAGCAGTGGGCGGCGCGTCCTCGATCTCGGATGCGGCGAGGGCAAGCTGATCGTGAAGTTGCTCGACCATCCCCAGTTCACGGAGATTCTCGGGATGGACGTCGACAGCCGCGCGCTTCGGCGGGCCGACGAGCGGCTCGCCCGCCTGCCCGAGGCGAAGCGGTCACGTGTGCGCTTGATTCAAGGATCGTTGACGTACCGCGACAAGCGGTTGCGAGGCTTCGACGCGGCCGCCCTCGTGGAAGTCATCGAGCACCTCGACGAGCCGCGCCTCGCGGCCTTGGAGCGCGCCGTGTTCGTGGAGGCCAAACCGCGCTCGATCGTCGTCACGACGCCGAATCAGGAGTACAACGCGCGCTTCGAGACGCTCGCGGCAGGAGAGTTCCGCCACGAGGACCACCGTTTCGAGTGGGCGCGCGCGCAATTTCGTACCTGGGCGGAAGGACTCGCCGAGCGACATCGCTACAGCGTCCGCTTCGCGGGGATCGGCGACGAGGACGAGGAGGTCGGGCCACCGTCGCAGATGGCGGTGTTCACGAGAAAATCGGCCGAGGACGCCAAGGAGGCGACTTGA
- a CDS encoding polynucleotide kinase-phosphatase, whose amino-acid sequence MNIELPQLSLVALVGASSSGKSSFAAKHFLPSEVLSSDFFRALVSNDENSLEATGDAFDALYFVAGKRLARGLLTVLDATNVQPHDRANLVKLAKDHDVLPIAIVLDLPEEELRRRHEVRKDRDFAPSVLSRQVGHLRRSLAKLQKEGFRQVFVLRSAHEVEAATVTRVRLFNDLRHERGPFDFIGDVHGCLDELKTLMGELGYIVHDDLGVTPPSGRKLVFVGDLVDRGPDTPGVLKLVMGMVKAGTALCVPGNHDDKLKRALEGRKVNIAHGLEVSMEQLARETPEFRRDVAAFIDSLVSHLVLDEGKVVVAHAGMKEKYQGRASARVREFALFGETTGETDEWGLPQRMDWARDYRGHAKVVYGHTPVLEASWVNGTIDIDTGCIFGGRLTALRYPELELVSVPALREYVPSKRPLESRRDEEILNIADFLGKRVVETRLRGRVTIQEGESAAALETMSRFGLDPRAVVYLPPTMSPPETSGEEGFLEHPREAFEYYRREGATTLVLEEKHMGSRAVVLVTRSEASAAKRFGLSGLGTVYTRTGRRFFTDPALEGALLERLAAAMTKANFWDEFGTDFAVIDAELLPWSLKARELIRGQYAAVGAASTHALERAVALLQEAAVRGVDAAELLQRTTARELMARQYVEAYRSYVSRVETVEDLKLAGFHLLATHGVVHADKTHLWHLDILARIAQEDEGVLLATARQTVELGDDASEAAGVSWWLDLTSRGGEGMVVKPLDFVHRGRRGLSQSALKVRGREYLRIIYGPEYTAPSNMDRLRARALSAKRTNALREFALGLEGLQRFVEGEELRRIHECVLGVLALESEPVDPRL is encoded by the coding sequence TTGAACATCGAACTGCCCCAGCTTTCCCTCGTCGCCCTCGTCGGCGCGTCGTCGTCGGGCAAGTCGTCCTTCGCGGCGAAGCACTTCCTGCCGAGCGAGGTGCTGTCGAGCGACTTCTTCCGCGCGCTCGTCTCGAACGACGAGAACAGTCTCGAAGCGACGGGCGACGCCTTCGACGCCTTGTACTTCGTGGCGGGCAAACGGCTCGCCAGAGGACTGCTGACGGTTCTGGACGCCACGAACGTGCAGCCGCACGACCGCGCGAACCTCGTGAAGTTGGCAAAGGATCACGACGTGCTGCCGATCGCGATCGTCCTCGACTTGCCCGAAGAGGAGTTGCGCCGACGTCACGAGGTGAGAAAGGACCGTGACTTTGCGCCGAGCGTCTTGTCGCGGCAAGTCGGCCACCTGAGAAGAAGCCTGGCGAAGCTGCAAAAGGAAGGCTTTCGGCAAGTGTTCGTTTTGAGAAGCGCGCACGAGGTCGAGGCGGCGACGGTCACGCGCGTACGGCTCTTCAACGACTTGCGGCACGAGCGCGGCCCGTTCGATTTCATCGGCGACGTCCACGGCTGCCTCGACGAGCTCAAGACGCTGATGGGTGAGCTCGGATACATCGTACACGACGACCTCGGCGTGACGCCCCCCTCGGGACGCAAGCTCGTGTTCGTGGGAGATCTCGTGGACCGCGGACCGGACACGCCCGGCGTGCTGAAGCTCGTGATGGGCATGGTGAAGGCGGGCACGGCATTGTGCGTGCCGGGCAACCACGACGACAAGCTCAAGCGCGCGCTCGAGGGCCGCAAGGTGAACATCGCGCACGGCCTGGAGGTGTCGATGGAGCAACTCGCGCGCGAGACACCGGAGTTTCGCCGTGACGTCGCCGCGTTCATCGATTCGCTCGTCAGCCACCTCGTTCTCGACGAGGGCAAGGTTGTCGTGGCGCACGCGGGCATGAAGGAGAAGTATCAGGGGCGTGCGTCCGCCCGCGTGCGAGAGTTCGCGTTGTTCGGCGAGACGACGGGCGAGACGGACGAGTGGGGCTTGCCGCAGCGCATGGATTGGGCGCGGGACTACCGAGGCCACGCGAAGGTCGTGTACGGTCACACGCCCGTCTTGGAGGCGTCTTGGGTCAACGGCACGATCGACATCGACACGGGCTGCATTTTCGGCGGGCGCCTCACGGCCCTGCGCTACCCGGAGCTCGAACTCGTGTCCGTGCCCGCCTTGCGTGAGTACGTCCCGAGCAAGCGACCGCTGGAATCACGGCGCGACGAAGAGATCTTGAACATCGCGGACTTCTTAGGAAAGCGCGTCGTGGAAACGCGCCTGCGCGGACGCGTCACGATTCAGGAAGGCGAAAGCGCCGCCGCGTTGGAAACCATGAGCCGCTTCGGCCTCGATCCGCGAGCCGTCGTGTACCTCCCGCCGACGATGAGCCCGCCCGAGACGAGCGGCGAGGAAGGCTTTTTGGAGCATCCGCGTGAAGCGTTCGAGTATTACCGACGCGAAGGCGCGACGACCCTGGTGTTGGAAGAGAAGCACATGGGTTCGCGCGCCGTCGTCCTCGTGACGCGGAGCGAGGCGAGCGCCGCGAAGCGCTTCGGCTTGAGCGGACTCGGGACGGTGTACACCCGCACGGGACGGCGCTTCTTCACCGACCCTGCCTTGGAAGGGGCCTTGTTGGAGCGCCTCGCGGCCGCCATGACGAAGGCGAACTTCTGGGACGAGTTCGGAACGGACTTCGCCGTGATCGACGCGGAACTTTTGCCTTGGTCGCTCAAGGCGCGCGAGCTCATTCGCGGTCAGTACGCGGCGGTGGGAGCGGCGAGCACGCACGCGCTCGAGCGCGCGGTCGCGCTGCTGCAGGAAGCGGCGGTGCGCGGCGTGGACGCCGCCGAATTGTTGCAGCGAACGACGGCGCGCGAGTTGATGGCGCGCCAGTACGTCGAGGCCTACCGCTCGTACGTTTCACGCGTCGAGACCGTCGAGGATCTCAAGCTCGCGGGCTTTCACCTTCTCGCTACGCACGGCGTCGTCCACGCGGACAAGACGCACTTGTGGCACCTCGACATCCTCGCGCGGATCGCTCAGGAAGACGAAGGAGTGCTGCTCGCGACCGCTCGGCAAACCGTCGAACTCGGCGACGACGCCAGCGAGGCAGCGGGCGTCTCGTGGTGGCTCGACCTCACGTCACGTGGTGGCGAGGGCATGGTCGTCAAGCCGCTCGATTTCGTTCACCGGGGCCGACGCGGCCTGTCACAATCCGCCTTGAAGGTGCGGGGGCGCGAGTACCTGCGCATCATCTACGGGCCCGAGTACACCGCGCCGTCCAACATGGACCGCCTTCGAGCGCGCGCGCTGAGCGCCAAGCGAACGAACGCCCTGCGCGAATTCGCCCTCGGCCTCGAAGGCTTGCAGCGCTTCGTGGAGGGCGAGGAACTTCGGCGTATCCACGAGTGCGTCCTCGGCGTGCTGGCGTTGGAGAGCGAACCGGTCGATCCGAGGTTGTAG
- a CDS encoding redoxin domain-containing protein codes for MSLLNQSAPDFTLPASTGESITLSAYKGRKHVVLVFYPLDFSPVCSLQLPEYSGLQDDFADVDAVVLGISRDSVYTHKAWAAEYGIDVPLLADMKLEVAHAYGVAIDERGTTKRAVFLIDKDGVVRFEGVEEQTRNYNVRPEHVLEQIRGL; via the coding sequence ATGTCGCTTCTGAACCAATCCGCGCCGGACTTCACGCTGCCCGCCTCGACGGGCGAGAGCATCACGCTGAGCGCTTACAAGGGTCGCAAGCACGTCGTCCTCGTGTTCTACCCGCTCGACTTCTCGCCCGTGTGCAGCCTGCAGCTTCCCGAGTACAGCGGCCTGCAAGACGACTTCGCCGACGTGGACGCGGTCGTGCTCGGCATCAGCCGTGACTCCGTGTACACGCACAAGGCGTGGGCCGCCGAGTACGGCATCGACGTGCCCCTGCTCGCCGACATGAAGCTGGAGGTCGCCCACGCGTACGGAGTCGCCATCGACGAGCGCGGCACTACCAAGCGCGCCGTGTTCCTGATCGACAAGGACGGCGTCGTTCGCTTCGAAGGCGTCGAGGAGCAGACGCGCAACTACAACGTGCGTCCCGAACACGTGCTGGAGCAAATTCGAGGATTGTGA
- a CDS encoding trimeric intracellular cation channel family protein, with product MATPPGFDLPSLDVQASLRVLDLVGIFAFSLSGALVGVRKRFDLFGVVVLGCVTAVGGGSIRDALTGTVPPVYLRDETYLWVAILGAVVGFAFGPRLERFDRTLSVFDTLGLALFAVSGALGGLALGFGPLGVIFVGALSGVGGGVIRDVLARETPQILYRHDQLYATAAAAGALVVYLLHGRVPDLASQLVAAGIVIALRWLSRRGRVRLPVRRLPESELGP from the coding sequence GTGGCCACGCCTCCCGGATTCGACTTGCCGAGCCTCGACGTTCAAGCGAGTCTGCGCGTCCTCGACCTCGTCGGCATCTTCGCGTTCAGCCTCTCGGGAGCGCTCGTCGGGGTGCGCAAGCGCTTCGACCTGTTCGGCGTCGTCGTATTGGGCTGCGTGACCGCCGTCGGAGGCGGCTCGATTCGCGACGCCCTCACGGGCACCGTACCGCCCGTGTACCTGCGTGACGAGACGTACTTGTGGGTGGCGATTCTCGGAGCGGTCGTAGGCTTCGCGTTCGGCCCGCGCTTGGAGCGCTTCGACCGGACCCTCAGCGTCTTCGACACGCTCGGACTCGCCTTGTTCGCGGTGTCGGGCGCTCTTGGCGGCCTCGCGTTGGGCTTCGGCCCGCTCGGCGTCATCTTCGTCGGAGCGCTTTCCGGCGTGGGCGGCGGCGTGATTCGTGACGTGCTCGCGCGAGAGACGCCCCAGATCCTGTACCGACACGACCAGTTGTACGCGACGGCCGCCGCCGCCGGAGCGCTCGTCGTGTACCTGCTGCACGGCCGCGTCCCCGATCTCGCCTCGCAACTCGTCGCGGCGGGCATCGTGATCGCGCTGCGCTGGCTGTCTCGGCGTGGCCGCGTTCGTCTGCCCGTGCGGCGCCTGCCGGAAAGCGAGCTCGGTCCCTGA
- a CDS encoding DsbA family oxidoreductase — MIVYFDFLCPFAWRGLELMALIGERPRLVHYSLVQGNHAENPERRNPTWLLARQPLGEGSEFQQASLRAFMASHAARRQGEELAFAFALHLFRLRHVDGLKLDDPETAREAARRAGLDLERFELALQDETGLRQELATDLEEAAHLGVFGTPTFVLGSGDAAYFRFAHLPETRDDAERLWGTYVEVLSNPVRIETIKRPR, encoded by the coding sequence ATGATCGTGTATTTCGACTTCCTGTGTCCGTTCGCTTGGCGCGGCCTCGAACTCATGGCGTTGATCGGCGAGCGGCCTCGACTCGTGCACTACAGCCTCGTGCAAGGCAACCATGCCGAGAATCCCGAGCGTCGCAACCCGACGTGGCTGCTCGCGCGCCAACCGCTCGGCGAAGGCTCCGAGTTCCAGCAGGCGAGCTTGCGGGCGTTCATGGCGTCGCACGCCGCGCGCCGTCAAGGCGAGGAACTCGCGTTCGCATTCGCGCTGCACTTGTTCCGCTTGCGGCACGTCGACGGCTTGAAACTCGACGATCCCGAAACGGCGCGGGAAGCGGCTCGCCGTGCGGGCCTCGACTTGGAGCGCTTCGAACTCGCGCTGCAAGACGAGACGGGCTTGCGCCAAGAACTCGCGACCGACTTGGAGGAGGCGGCGCATCTCGGGGTGTTCGGCACGCCCACGTTCGTGCTCGGCAGCGGTGACGCCGCGTACTTCCGCTTCGCACATCTGCCAGAAACGCGAGACGACGCCGAGCGGTTGTGGGGCACCTACGTGGAGGTGTTGTCGAACCCCGTACGCATCGAGACGATCAAACGCCCGCGCTGA